The following are encoded together in the Vigna unguiculata cultivar IT97K-499-35 chromosome 2, ASM411807v1, whole genome shotgun sequence genome:
- the LOC114174198 gene encoding uncharacterized protein LOC114174198 — MMRLWISYLQLVELFVSSLVHLLYGFYIFSTAVAGDLAQNLNEYFRKPNADVVEVKDGTSKANADDLPPIVLVHGIFGFGKGRLGALSYFGGAEKKDERVLVPDLGSLTSIYDRARELFYYLKGGQVDYGEEHSTACGHSQFGRIYEQGHYPEWDEDHPIHFVGHSAGAQVVRVLQQMLADKTFKGYENSSENWVLSITSLSGAFNGTTRTYTDGMQPEDGKTLKPICLLQLCRIGVIIYDWFDIAWLKNYYNFGFDHFNMSWRKMGIWGLVDCLLGNAGPFASGDWILPDLTIQGSIKLNYHLQTFPNTYYFSYATKRTTKIMGVTVPSSILGIHPMLFLRVLQMSQWRFPPDVPPPYKGYRDEDWQDNDGALNTISMTHPRLPIEHPNCLVEKESDCKPLQPGIWYYTYVKGDHILFIINRERAGVQFDLIYDSIFERCRKHVFKKKPPTMPNEINH; from the exons ATGATGCGGTTATGGATTTCTTATCTGCAATTGGTGGAGCTGTTTGTGAGTTCCTTGGTTCATTTGCTCTATGGATTTTACATATTCAGCACCGCCGTTGCTGGGGACCTGGCACAGAATCTGAATGAATATTTTCGCAAGCCTAACGCCGATGTTGTTGAGGTCAAAGATGGAACATCCAAGGCCAATGCTGATGATCTTCCTCCTATTGTGTTGGTTCATGGGATTTTTGGATTTGGCAAAGGG AGATTGGGGGCTTTGTCGTACTTTGGTGGGGCGGAGAAGAAAGATGAAAGGGTTCTTGTCCCTGATTTGGGCTCTCTCACCAGTATCTATGATAG GGCTCGAGAATTGTTCTATTATTTAAAAGGCGGGCAAGTTGATTACGGTGAGGAGCATAGCACGGCTTGTGGACACTCGCAGTTTGGACGAATCTATGAACAAG GGCATTACCCTGAGTGGGACGAGGATCACCCTATTCATTTTGTTGGACACTCAGCGGGTGCACAAGTTGTTCGTGTCTTGCAACAAATGCTTGCTGATAAG ACATTCAAGGGTTATGAAAACAGTTCGGAGAACTGGGTATTAAGTATCACCTCCTTATCTGGAGCATTTAATGGGACTACAAGAACATACACAGATGGCATGCA GCCAGAAGATGGGAAAACATTGAAACCTATTTGCCTGCTACAGCTTTGCCGCATTGGAGTGATCATATATGATTGGTTTGACATTGCGTGGCTGAAGAACTACTACAATTTTGGGTTTGATCACTTTAACATGTCATGGAGAAAGATGGGTATATGGGGTCTTGTCGATTGTCTATTGGGGAATGCGGGTCCATTTGCTTCAGGAGATTGGATCCTCCCTGATCTTACAATTCAAGGCTCTATAAAACTCAATTACCACCTACAAACATTTCCTAACACATACTACTTCAGCTATGCTACCAAACGCACAACGAAGATCATGGGCGTTACAGTTCCTTCAAGTATACTTGGAATTCACCCGATGCTTTTCCTGAGAGTTTTGCAGATGAGCCAGTGGCGTTTTCCTCCAGATGTTCCTCCCCCTTACAAGGGATACAG GGATGAGGATTGGCAAGACAATGATGGAGCACTAAACACAATATCCATGACTCATCCTCGCCTACCTATTGAACACCCCAACTGTTTGGTTGAGAAGGAATCAGATTGCAAACCTTTACAACCTGGCATCTG GTACTATACATATGTGAAGGGTGATCACATACTATTCATTATTAATCGGGAGAGAGCAGGAGTGCAGTTTGACTTAATCTATGACAGTATTTTCGAACGATGTAGGAAACACGTTTTCAAGAAGAAGCCTCCAACAATGCCGAATGAAATCAATCATTAG